In Plasmodium gaboni strain SY75 chromosome 14, whole genome shotgun sequence, one genomic interval encodes:
- a CDS encoding putative DNA topoisomerase II, whose product MSKNKTIEERYQKKSQIEHILLRPDTYIGSVEMHTQLLWVWNKEKNRMVQKNITYVPGLYKIFDEIIVNAADVKAREKEKSENPMTCIKIEINKENKRISVYNDGEGIPVDIHKEMNIYVPHMIFGELLTSDNYDDAEDRITGGRNGFGAKLTNIFSKEFIVQCGDSSRKKEFKMTWTDNMSKISEPHIKNYNGKDYVKVTFKPDLNKFGMTEMDDDIESLLFKRVYDLAGTCSVRVYLNGQRLAVKDFKSYVDLYLKDNSNDNKNNKANNDNNNNNSNNNNNNNNDSNAIQNNENLDVSLSNEPTDATPTKRNNNNNDDEDEIVKIHEKQHRWEIVVSKSDGSQFQQVSFVNSICTTKGGSHVNYIVEQLLSSLSKKANAKNKGGMEIKSGHIRNHLWVFVNCLIVNPTFDSQTKETLTTKPVKFGSKCILSDKTINNVLKSPILSNILLWAQAKAQVELKKKMKAGSSKARERIIGIPKLEDANDAGSKYSQECTLILTEGDSAKTSCLAGLSIVGRDKYGVFPLKGKLLNVRDASFKQLMDNKEIQNIFRIMGLDITDKNKDDIKGLRYGSLMIMTDQDYDGSHIKGLLINMIHKFWPSLLKHKGFLSEFVTPIVKVQKGSQEYSFFTIAEYEQWKENTNLLGWKIKYYKGLGTSTDREFKQYFSDIKNHKIMFLWTGDRDGDSIDMAFSKKRIEDRKLWLQNFILGSYVDHKEKDLSYYDFVNKELIYYSRYDTERSIPNIMDGWKPGQRKVLYGCFKRNLRNECKVAQLVGYIAEHSAYHHGESSLQQTIINMAQTFVGSNNINFLEPCGQFGSRKEGGKDASAARYIFTKLASSTRSIFNEYDDPILKYLNEEGQKIEPQYYIPVIPTILVNGCEGIGTGYSSFIPNYNYKDIIDNIKRYINKEPLIPMVPWYKDFKGRIESNGKTGYETIGIINKIDNDTLEITELPIKKWTQDYKEFLEELLTDEKHQLILDYIDNSSHEDICFTIKMDPAKLQKAEEEGLEKVFKLKSTLTTTNMTLFDPNLKLQRYSTELDILKEFCYQRLKAYENRKSYLISKLEKEKRIISNKTKFILAIVNNELIINKKKKKVLVEELYRKGYDPYKDINKIKKEEIFEQELIDAADNPEDNEEIIAGITVKDYDYLLSMPIFSLTLEKVEDLLTQLKEKERELEILRNITVETMWLKDIEKVEEAIEFQRNVELSNREESNKFKVARKQGPSTMKKKKKKKKLSSDEESEGGDTSDSSEFLVNTLNIKKNTNRKTPGTPNNTNNSKKRLRKANDLNSNELDNTLSVSKTFDDSNNNLTDNTPLINRLNDDDDNNNEFNSNHLDNKSTNKNSRKKKLKTTDSNNDNNSELNSSIQINDSVNDDINITISPNKTINVNEFSSIKNKLLELENKKKPRLTLSEKVKMKNSDKKDTPTKGSAGKKTPSKKLKGTLIGDDSKSRQDSNFDSDASSKNNESYGDSDSSYNI is encoded by the coding sequence atgtcGAAAAATAAAACGATTGAGGAGAGATATCAGAAGAAGTCTCAAATTGAGCACATTTTGTTAAGACCGGATACCTACATAGGAAGTGTAGAAATGCATACACAATTATTGTGGGTATGGaataaagaaaagaatCGCATGGTTCAAAAGAATATTACATATGTACCAggtttatataaaatatttgacGAGATTATAGTAAATGCAGCAGATGTGAAAGCAAGAGAAAAAGAGAAGAGTGAGAATCCTATGACatgtataaaaatagaaataaataaagaaaataaaagaataagTGTATATAATGATGGAGAAGGTATACCTGTAGATATACATAAAgaaatgaatatatatgttcCACATATGATATTTGGAGAATTATTAACATCTgataattatgatgatgCAGAAGATCGTATAACAGGAGGTAGGAATGGTTTTGGTGCAAAattaacaaatatatttagtAAAGAATTTATTGTTCAATGTGGAGATAGTtcaagaaaaaaagaatttaaaaTGACATGGACTGATAATATGTCAAAAATTTCTGAACcacatataaaaaattataatggTAAAGATTATGTAAAAGTTACATTCAAACCTGATCTAAACAAATTTGGTATGACTGAAATGGATGATGATATAGAAAGTCTTTTATTCAAAAGAGTTTATGATTTAGCTGGTACATGTAGTGTAAGAGTTTATTTAAATGGTCAAAGATTAGCTGTTAAGGATTTTAAAAGTTATGTAGACctatatttaaaagataattcaaatgataataaaaataataaagcaaacaatgataataataataataatagtaataataataataataataataatgattcTAATGCtattcaaaataatgaaaatttGGATGTTAGCTTGTCAAATGAACCAACAGATGCAACACCAACTAAAcgtaataataataataatgatgatgaagatgaaATTGTTAAAATACATGAAAAACAACATAGGTGGGAAATTGTTGTTTCTAAATCTGATGGATCACAATTTCAACAAGTATCATTTGTTAATAGTATATGTACTACTAAAGGGGGTTCTCATGTTAATTATATTGTTGAACAATTATTATCTTCTCTTAGTAAAAAAGCTAATGCTAAAAATAAAGGTGGTATGGAAATTAAATCAGGACATATTAGAAACCATTTATGGGTTTTTGTTAACTGTTTGATTGTTAACCCAACTTTTGATTCACAAACTAAAGAAACATTAACAACTAAACCAGTTAAGTTTGGTAgtaaatgtatattatcAGATAAAACTATTaataatgttttaaaaagtCCTATACTCAgtaatattcttttatgGGCACAAGCCAAGGCACAAGTTGaattgaagaaaaaaatgaaagcGGGTTCATCCAAAGCTAGAGAAAGAATTATTGGAATACCTAAATTAGAAGATGCTAATGATGCTGGTAGTAAATATAGTCAAGAATGTACATTGATTTTAACAGAAGGAGATAGTGCTAAAACATCTTGCTTAGCTGGTTTGTCTATTGTAGGTAGAGATAAATATGGTGTTTTTCCTTTAAAAGgtaaattattaaatgttAGAGATGCGTCATTTAAACAACTTATGgataataaagaaattcaaaatatttttagaATTATGGGTTTAGATATTActgataaaaataaagatgatATTAAAGGTTTAAGATATGGTTCCTTAATGATTATGACTGATCAAGATTATGATGGTTCACACATTAAAGGATTActtattaatatgataCATAAATTTTGGCCAAGCttattaaaacataaaGGTTTCCTTAGTGAATTTGTAACACCAATTGTAAAAGTACAAAAAGGAAGTCAAgaatattctttttttacTATTGCTGAATATGAACAATGGAAAGAAAATACAAACTTATTAGGATGgaaaattaaatattacaaaGGTCTTGGTACTTCTACTGATAGAGAATTTAAACAATATTTCTCAGATATTAAaaatcataaaataatgttTTTATGGACAGGTGATCGTGATGGAGATTCTATAGATATGGCATTTAGTAAAAAAAGAATTGAAGATAGAAAATTATGGTtacaaaattttatattagGTTCGTATGTAGATcataaagaaaaagatttatcatattatgattttgtaaataaagaattaatttattattcaaGATATGATACAGAAAGAAGTATACCAAATATTATGGATGGATGGAAACCTGGACAAAGAAAAGTTTTATATGGATgttttaaaagaaatttaaGAAATGAATGTAAGGTTGCACAATTAGTTGGTTATATTGCTGAACATAGTGCATATCATCATGGTGAATCATCTTTACAACAAacaattataaatatgGCTCAAACATTTGTAGGATCTAATAATATCAACTTTTTAGAACCATGTGGACAGTTTGGTAGTAGAAAAGAAGGTGGTAAAGATGCATCTGCAGcaagatatatatttaccAAATTGGCTAGCTCAACAAGAAGTATATTTAATGAATATGATGATCctatattaaaatatttaaatgaagaagGACAGAAAATTGAACcacaatattatataccAGTTATTCCAACAATATTGGTAAATGGTTGTGAAGGTATTGGTACAGGatattcttcatttatacctaattataattataaagatattattgataatatcaaaagatatataaataaagaacCATTAATACCTATGGTCCCATGGTATAAAGATTTTAAAGGTAGAATAGAATCTAATGGAAAAACAGGATATGAAACTATTGGTATTATTAACAAAATTGATAATGATACATTAGAAATTACAGAGTTACctataaaaaaatggaCACAAGATTATAAAGAATTTTTAGAAGAATTATTAACAGATGAAAAACATCAACTCATATTAGattatattgataataGTTCACATGAAGATATATGTTTTACTATAAAAATGGATCCAGCCAAATTACAGAAAGCTGAAGAAGAAGGATTAGAAAAAgtatttaaattaaaaagtaCCTTAACTACTACAAATATGACCTTGTTTGATCCAAATTTGAAATTACAGAGATATTCTACCGAATTAGATATTCTTAAAGAATTTTGTTATCAAAGATTAAAAGCTTATGAAAATAGAAAGAGTTATTTAATATCTAAACTAGAAAAGGAAAAACGAATTATTAGTAATAAAACCAAATTTATTCTAGCTATAGTTAATAatgaattaataataaataagaaaaaaaaaaaagtgttagttgaagaattatatagaaaagGTTATGACCCatataaagatattaataaaataaaaaaagaagaaatatttGAACAAGAACTAATTGATGCTGCTGATAACCCTGAAgataatgaagaaattaTTGCTGGTATTACTGTTAAGGATTATGATTACTTATTAAGTATGCCTATATTTAGTCTTACCTTAGAAAAAGTAGAAGACTTATTAACACAActtaaagaaaaagaaagagAGTTGGAAAttttaagaaatattaCAGTTGAAACAATGTGGTTAAAAGATATTGAAAAAGTTGAAGAAGCGATTGAATTCCAACGAAATGTTGAATTATCTAATAGAGAAGAAAGTAATAAATTCAAAGTAGCTAGAAAACAAGGACCTAGTAcaatgaaaaaaaagaaaaagaaaaaaaaattatctaGTGATGAGGAATCTGAAGGAGGTGATACATCAGATAGTAGTGAATTCTTAGTTAATacattaaatattaaaaaaaatacaaatagAAAAACACCAGGAACACCAAATAATACTAATAATAGTAAAAAAAGATTAAGAAAGGCAAATGATTTAAATAGTAACGAATTAGATAATACATTATCAGTATCAAAAACATTTGAtgatagtaataataatttaacAGATAATACACCATTAATTAATAGAttaaatgatgatgatgataataataatgagTTTAATAGTAATCATCTAGATAATAAATCTACTAATAAAAATtcaagaaaaaaaaaacttaaAACTACAGATAgtaataatgataataatagtgAATTAAATAGTTCAATACAAATTAATGATAGTgtaaatgatgatataaatataactATATCACCTAATAAAACTATTAATGTTAATGAATTTTCatcaataaaaaataaattattagaACTTG